Sequence from the Candidatus Thioglobus sp. NP1 genome:
TAATATTGAAACAGGTCTACCAGTCATTAATAAAGACAAACTGAAAGAGGGAGTCTACTACTAATGGGTAAAAGAAAAACAGTCTGGGAAGATTGCGACATTTTAGTTATTGGTGGAGGAATGGCTGGAACTGGTGCTTCTTATGAAGCGAGGTACTGGGGCCGTGATATGAGAATTATTTGTGCAGAAAAAGCAAACATTGATCGAAGTGGTGCAGTTGCTCAAGGATTGTATGCAATTAACTGCTATATGGGAATGCAGTGGGATGAAAACCAACCTGAAGACCATGTTCGATATGCGCGAAATGACTTAATGGGATTAGTCCGTGAAGACCTCGCTTTTGATATGGCTCGACATGTTGACTCTGCTGTACATAAGTTTGAAGAATGGGGACTACCCATTATGAGGAATGAAGAGAATGGACGTTACCAGCGTGAAGGTAAATGGCAAATAATGATTCATGGAGAAAGCTATAAGCCTATTGTTGCAGAAGCAGCTCGTAAATCAGTAGATAAAATATATAACCGAATCATGATTACACATCTTTTAATGGATGAAGCTAAGGAAAATAGAGTTGGTGGAGCAGTTGGCTTTAATTGCCGTACTGGTGATTACCATGTTTTTCGTGCAAAAGCAGTAATTGTAGGAGCAGGTGGTGCCTCTCATATCTTCAAGCCTCGTTCAGTAGGTGAAGGAATGGGAAGAACTTGGTATGCTCCATGGAGTAGTGGTTCAGCCTATGCGCTTCCAATTCAGGTAGGTGCCAAAATGACACAGATGGAAAACCGAATTGTGTTAACGAGATTTAAAGATGGCTATGGGCCAGTTGGTGCCTATTTTCTCCATCTTAAAACATACACTCAAAATACTTACGGTGAAGAGTACGAATCTAAATGGTATGAACATACTAAAGCCATGGTTGGTGAATATATTGATCACACGCCAACGCCTACATGTTTACGAAATCATGCGTTTATAGAGGAAGTTAAAGCTGGTAGAGGTCCAATTCATATGGTTACTATGGAAGCCTTTCAAGATCCGCACCTTGAAGTAATTGGGTGGGAAAACTTCTTAGGAATGACAGTTGGTCAAGCTGTTGTTTGGGCTTCTCAAAATATTGATCCTAAATATACTAATCCTGAACTAACTACATCTGAACCTTACGTAATGGGATCTCATGCTACCTGCTCTGGTGCAT
This genomic interval carries:
- the aprA gene encoding adenylyl-sulfate reductase subunit alpha, with the translated sequence MGKRKTVWEDCDILVIGGGMAGTGASYEARYWGRDMRIICAEKANIDRSGAVAQGLYAINCYMGMQWDENQPEDHVRYARNDLMGLVREDLAFDMARHVDSAVHKFEEWGLPIMRNEENGRYQREGKWQIMIHGESYKPIVAEAARKSVDKIYNRIMITHLLMDEAKENRVGGAVGFNCRTGDYHVFRAKAVIVGAGGASHIFKPRSVGEGMGRTWYAPWSSGSAYALPIQVGAKMTQMENRIVLTRFKDGYGPVGAYFLHLKTYTQNTYGEEYESKWYEHTKAMVGEYIDHTPTPTCLRNHAFIEEVKAGRGPIHMVTMEAFQDPHLEVIGWENFLGMTVGQAVVWASQNIDPKYTNPELTTSEPYVMGSHATCSGAWVSGPEDISPPEYFWGYNRMLTVEGLFGAGDTVGGTAHKFSSGSFTEGRIAAKAAVKYIQDMGDDKIQVSNKQCDDLKEIIYKPLENYTVGRNEITAGTVSPSYILPIQGLQRLEKIMDEYCGGIGVNYMTNGNLLKKCIELLEILQEDLEHIGAEDLHQLMRGWELRHRTITSECVAQHTLFREETRWPGYYYRGDHMKLDDENWHCLTVSRRDPKTAKWTLEKAPLYHIVD